Proteins encoded by one window of Mycoplasma capricolum subsp. capricolum ATCC 27343:
- a CDS encoding lipoate--protein ligase: MINLLISKYHDPAMNLAIEEYLTYHYKAKEPIVFFWQNANTIVVGRNQNAFAEINLEAAQKDNVKIVKRNTGGGTVYQDLGNVCYSLIVDNSTDDVDYQKALQPIITYLNQKNINAMFSGRNDMVIDGYKVSGNAQLKTNEKTLVHGTLLFDVDLSKMPKYLVVDPEKLKHQQIRSKPARVRNIKEFFKDINIDIDLSTFINDVVSSYVKNEKIKWIELTDQEKQYIQSRKETKFDQWDWTFGKNTVFSLVKKQYLESKGFITLNLDVDNGVITNIKIYGDFLGTQGTEKLEAKLIGVKFDKKDVEKVLNQFDLEAIFAKNFTSDDITNLLFKD, translated from the coding sequence ATGATTAACTTGTTGATCTCTAAGTATCATGATCCTGCTATGAATTTAGCAATTGAAGAGTATTTAACTTATCATTATAAAGCAAAAGAACCTATTGTATTTTTTTGACAAAATGCTAATACTATAGTTGTTGGAAGAAATCAAAACGCTTTTGCTGAAATTAACTTAGAAGCTGCTCAAAAAGATAACGTTAAGATTGTTAAAAGAAATACAGGTGGGGGAACTGTTTATCAGGATTTAGGTAATGTTTGTTATTCTTTGATAGTTGACAATTCAACTGATGATGTTGATTATCAAAAAGCACTGCAACCTATTATCACTTATTTAAATCAAAAAAATATTAATGCAATGTTTTCTGGAAGAAATGACATGGTGATTGATGGTTATAAGGTTTCAGGAAATGCTCAATTAAAAACTAATGAAAAAACACTAGTTCATGGTACATTGCTATTTGATGTTGATTTGTCTAAAATGCCTAAATATTTAGTTGTTGATCCAGAAAAATTAAAACATCAACAAATCAGATCAAAACCTGCCAGAGTTAGAAATATAAAAGAGTTCTTCAAAGACATTAATATTGATATTGATTTAAGTACTTTTATTAATGACGTAGTTAGTTCATATGTAAAAAATGAAAAAATTAAATGAATTGAATTAACTGATCAAGAAAAGCAATACATTCAGTCAAGAAAAGAAACTAAGTTTGATCAATGAGACTGAACATTTGGAAAAAATACTGTATTTTCTCTTGTTAAAAAACAATACCTTGAATCTAAAGGTTTTATTACCCTAAACTTAGATGTCGATAATGGAGTTATTACTAACATTAAAATTTATGGTGATTTTTTAGGAACTCAAGGAACTGAAAAATTAGAAGCAAAACTAATTGGTGTTAAGTTTGATAAAAAAGATGTTGAAAAAGTTTTAAATCAATTTGACTTAGAAGCAATTTTTGCTAAGAATTTTACAAGTGATGATATCACCAACTTATTATTCAAAGACTAA
- the pdhA gene encoding pyruvate dehydrogenase (acetyl-transferring) E1 component subunit alpha codes for MTYLGKFDPLKNEKVCVLDKDGKVINPKLMPKISDQEILEAYKIMNLSRRQDIYQNTMQRQGRLLSFLSSTGQEACEVAYINALNKKTDHFVSGYRNNAAWLAMGQLVRNIMLYWIGNEAGGKAPEGVNCLPPNIVIGSQYSQATGIAFADKYRKTGGVVVTTTGDGGSSEGETYEAMNFAKLHEVPCIFVIENNKWAISTARSEQTKSINFAVKGIATGIPSIIVDGNDYLACIGVFKEVVEYVRKGNGPVLVECDTYRLGAHSSSDNPDAYRPKGEFEEMAKFDPLIRLKQYLIDKKIWSDEQQAQLEAEQDKFVADEFAWVEKNKNYDLIDIFKYQYDKMDIFLEEQYKEAKEFFEKYPESKEGGHH; via the coding sequence ATGACTTATTTAGGAAAATTTGATCCTCTAAAAAATGAAAAAGTTTGTGTTTTAGATAAAGATGGAAAAGTAATTAATCCTAAGCTAATGCCAAAAATTTCTGATCAAGAAATTCTTGAAGCATACAAAATAATGAACTTATCTCGTAGACAAGATATTTATCAAAATACTATGCAACGTCAAGGAAGATTATTATCATTTTTATCTTCAACAGGACAAGAAGCTTGTGAGGTTGCATACATTAATGCATTAAACAAAAAAACAGATCACTTTGTAAGTGGATATAGAAATAATGCTGCTTGATTAGCAATGGGTCAATTAGTAAGAAATATTATGCTATATTGAATTGGTAATGAAGCAGGTGGTAAAGCTCCTGAAGGAGTAAATTGTTTACCTCCAAACATTGTTATTGGTTCACAATATTCTCAAGCTACAGGTATTGCTTTTGCTGATAAATATAGAAAAACAGGAGGAGTTGTTGTAACTACTACTGGAGATGGTGGATCTAGTGAAGGTGAAACTTATGAAGCAATGAACTTTGCAAAACTTCACGAAGTTCCATGTATATTTGTTATTGAAAATAACAAATGAGCTATTTCAACAGCTAGAAGCGAACAAACTAAATCAATTAACTTTGCTGTTAAAGGAATTGCTACTGGTATTCCTTCAATTATTGTTGATGGAAACGATTATTTAGCATGTATTGGTGTATTTAAAGAAGTTGTTGAGTATGTTAGAAAAGGAAACGGTCCTGTTTTAGTTGAATGTGATACTTATAGATTAGGTGCTCACTCATCTTCAGATAACCCAGATGCTTACCGTCCAAAAGGTGAATTTGAAGAAATGGCTAAATTTGATCCATTAATTAGATTAAAACAATATTTAATTGATAAAAAAATATGATCTGATGAACAACAAGCACAATTAGAAGCTGAACAAGACAAATTTGTTGCTGATGAATTTGCTTGAGTTGAAAAAAATAAAAATTATGATCTAATTGACATTTTTAAATATCAATATGACAAAATGGATATCTTTTTAGAAGAACAATACAAAGAAGCTAAAGAATTCTTTGAAAAATACCCAGAATCTAAAGAAGGAGGACACCACTAA
- a CDS encoding alpha-ketoacid dehydrogenase subunit beta, with the protein MAIINNIKAVTDALDCAMQRDPNVIVFGEDVGTEGGVFRATQGLAVKFGNDRCFNAPISEAMFAGVGLGMAMNGMKPVLEMQFEGLGLASLQNIFTNISRMRNRTRGKYTAPMVIRMPMGGGIRALEHHSEALEAVYAHIPGVQIVCPSTPYDTKGLILAAIDSPDPVIVVEPTKLYRAFKQEVPDEHYIVPIGEGYKIQEGNDLTVVTYGAQTVDCQKAIALLKETHPNATIDLIDLRSIKPWDKKMVIESVKKTGRLLVVHEAVKSFSVSAEIIATVNEECFEYIKAPLSRCTGYDVITPFDRGEGYFQVNPKKVLVKMQELLDFKF; encoded by the coding sequence ATGGCTATTATTAATAATATTAAAGCTGTAACTGATGCTTTAGATTGCGCTATGCAACGCGATCCAAATGTTATTGTATTTGGTGAAGATGTTGGAACTGAAGGTGGAGTTTTCAGAGCTACTCAAGGATTAGCTGTAAAATTTGGAAATGACCGTTGCTTTAATGCTCCTATTAGTGAAGCAATGTTTGCTGGTGTTGGTTTAGGAATGGCTATGAATGGTATGAAACCAGTTTTAGAAATGCAATTTGAAGGATTAGGATTAGCTTCTTTACAAAATATTTTCACTAACATTTCAAGAATGAGAAACCGTACTCGTGGTAAATACACTGCTCCAATGGTTATTAGAATGCCAATGGGTGGAGGTATTCGTGCTTTAGAACATCACAGTGAAGCTTTAGAAGCAGTATATGCTCATATTCCAGGAGTTCAAATTGTTTGTCCATCAACTCCATATGATACAAAAGGGTTAATTTTAGCTGCAATTGATTCACCAGATCCAGTTATTGTTGTTGAACCAACAAAACTATATAGAGCATTTAAACAAGAAGTTCCAGATGAACACTACATAGTACCAATTGGAGAAGGTTATAAAATTCAAGAAGGTAATGATCTAACTGTTGTTACTTATGGTGCTCAAACTGTTGATTGTCAAAAAGCTATTGCATTATTAAAAGAAACTCATCCAAATGCAACTATTGATTTAATTGATTTGCGTTCTATTAAACCATGAGATAAAAAAATGGTAATTGAATCAGTTAAAAAAACAGGAAGATTGTTAGTTGTACATGAAGCTGTTAAATCATTTTCAGTTTCAGCTGAAATTATTGCAACTGTTAATGAAGAATGTTTTGAATACATAAAAGCACCTTTATCAAGATGCACAGGTTATGATGTTATTACTCCATTTGATAGAGGAGAAGGTTACTTCCAAGTTAACCCTAAAAAAGTTCTAGTCAAAATGCAAGAATTGTTAGACTTTAAATTTTAA
- a CDS encoding dihydrolipoamide acetyltransferase family protein — protein MFKVKFADIGEGLTEGTVAEVLVKVGDVVKEGQSLYFVETDKVNSEIPAPVAGKIAVINIKAGQEIKVGDVVMEIEDGSDTSATSEPKAETKSEAKVEVVEENASVVGATPVSNDVIVRKQTTTVNKSSTIKATPLARKVAADLNIDLSLVTPTGPNQRILVADIKNHQASSTQLASQPISQPAPTPSPSAHQTIAPTIKVVEPSAPLSWDEVPMNGVRKATVKAMTKSHTEIAAFTGMKNTDITETHKMRTELKDHAAASGIKLTYLAFIIKAVAKSLRDMPNINVRGDFANNKIQFMHNINIGIAVDTPNGLMVPVIKGADHLSVFEIAIKISELANKAKDGKLTRAEMTEATFTVSNFGSVGLDYATPIINSPESAILGVGTMSQTPLYINGELQKRFIMPLSMTCDHRIIDGADAGRFLIKVQDYLSKPVLLFM, from the coding sequence ATGTTCAAAGTTAAATTTGCTGACATAGGTGAAGGTCTAACAGAAGGAACAGTCGCTGAAGTTTTAGTTAAAGTTGGTGATGTTGTTAAAGAAGGACAATCATTATACTTTGTTGAAACTGATAAAGTAAATAGTGAAATACCTGCTCCAGTGGCTGGAAAAATTGCAGTAATTAACATTAAAGCTGGACAAGAAATTAAAGTTGGAGATGTAGTAATGGAAATTGAAGATGGATCGGATACATCTGCAACTAGTGAACCAAAAGCTGAAACTAAATCAGAAGCTAAAGTTGAAGTAGTTGAAGAAAATGCTAGTGTAGTTGGTGCTACTCCAGTTTCAAATGATGTAATTGTTAGAAAACAAACAACTACAGTTAATAAATCAAGTACTATCAAAGCTACACCTTTAGCAAGAAAAGTTGCTGCTGATTTAAATATTGATTTGTCTTTAGTTACTCCAACTGGACCAAATCAAAGAATTTTAGTTGCTGATATTAAAAATCATCAAGCTTCATCAACTCAATTAGCTAGTCAACCAATTAGTCAACCAGCTCCAACTCCAAGTCCATCTGCTCATCAAACAATTGCTCCAACAATTAAAGTTGTTGAGCCAAGTGCACCTTTATCTTGAGATGAAGTTCCAATGAATGGTGTTAGAAAAGCTACAGTAAAAGCAATGACAAAATCACATACTGAAATTGCTGCATTTACTGGTATGAAAAACACTGACATTACTGAAACTCACAAAATGAGAACTGAATTAAAAGATCATGCTGCAGCTAGTGGAATTAAATTAACTTACTTAGCATTTATTATTAAAGCTGTTGCTAAATCATTACGTGATATGCCAAATATTAATGTAAGAGGTGATTTTGCAAATAACAAAATCCAATTTATGCACAACATTAATATTGGAATTGCAGTAGATACACCAAACGGATTAATGGTTCCAGTTATTAAAGGTGCTGATCATTTAAGTGTATTTGAAATTGCAATTAAAATTAGTGAACTAGCAAATAAGGCCAAAGATGGTAAATTAACAAGAGCTGAAATGACTGAAGCAACATTTACTGTTTCAAACTTTGGTTCAGTAGGATTAGATTATGCTACTCCTATTATTAACTCACCAGAGTCTGCTATTTTAGGAGTTGGTACAATGTCTCAAACTCCTTTATATATTAATGGTGAATTACAAAAAAGATTTATAATGCCATTATCAATGACTTGTGATCATAGAATCATTGATGGTGCTGATGCTGGAAGATTTTTAATTAAAGTACAAGATTACTTATCAAAACCAGTTTTATTGTTTATGTAA
- the lpdA gene encoding dihydrolipoyl dehydrogenase, with translation MFKVKFADIGEGLTEGTVAEVLVKVGDVVKEGQPLYFVETDKVNSEIPSPVAGKIAIINISTGQEIKVGDVVIEIDDGSSTSTASTSKVEVVEENASVVGATPVSNDVLPSRAPKPKAEAKVEVVEENASVVGATPVSNDVLPSRAPKPKVEAPKVDVQIEDTFDVCVVGAGIGGYVTAIKSAQLGLKTLIIEKEYYGGVCLNVGCIPTKTLLKTSHVYHDIVHKAKELGIVLQNTENVVIDWAQALERKNGVVKKLTGGVKYLLDKNKVTQIKGEAIALDKNTISVNNKNYRVNNLVIASGSTPNHLPLPGFDQGRKDGIIIDSTGILSVPKIPETLVVIGGGVIGIEFSCLFASLGTKVTVLQGLPTILEMLDKDIIDAMTKELKNRYNIQVITNASVKEFKDGSVVYQIDGQDQMIKGEYVLESVGRKTSLTGFENIGLELTPRKGVVVNEYQETNLDGVYAIGDVVGKSMLAQTAVKGAIVAANRIAKKANKAHAEDIVMNYDKVPSCIYTHPEVSMIGKTEQQLKQENIEYKAFKFPFSAIGKALADDDTSGFVKIIVEPKYKTILGAHIIGNRATEMISEITAVIECEGTITEIANTIHPHPTMSEAIGEAAEALETGKAIHF, from the coding sequence ATGTTTAAAGTAAAATTTGCTGACATAGGTGAAGGTTTAACAGAAGGAACAGTCGCTGAAGTTTTAGTTAAAGTTGGTGATGTTGTTAAAGAAGGACAACCTTTATACTTTGTTGAAACTGATAAAGTAAATAGTGAAATTCCTTCTCCGGTTGCCGGAAAAATTGCAATAATCAATATCTCTACTGGTCAAGAAATTAAAGTTGGTGATGTAGTTATTGAAATTGATGATGGAAGTTCAACTTCTACAGCTTCAACTTCAAAAGTTGAAGTAGTTGAAGAAAATGCTAGTGTAGTTGGTGCTACTCCAGTTTCGAATGATGTTTTACCAAGTAGAGCACCAAAGCCAAAAGCTGAAGCTAAAGTTGAAGTAGTTGAAGAAAATGCTAGTGTAGTTGGTGCTACTCCAGTTTCAAATGATGTTTTACCAAGTAGAGCACCAAAGCCAAAAGTTGAAGCTCCAAAAGTTGATGTTCAAATTGAAGATACATTTGATGTTTGTGTAGTTGGTGCAGGAATTGGTGGTTATGTTACTGCTATTAAATCTGCACAATTAGGATTAAAAACTTTAATTATTGAAAAAGAATACTATGGTGGAGTTTGTTTAAATGTTGGATGTATTCCTACAAAAACTTTGTTAAAAACTTCTCATGTTTATCATGATATAGTACATAAAGCAAAAGAATTAGGAATCGTTTTACAAAATACTGAAAATGTAGTAATTGATTGAGCTCAAGCACTTGAAAGAAAAAATGGTGTTGTTAAGAAATTAACAGGGGGAGTTAAATATTTACTAGATAAAAATAAAGTAACTCAAATTAAAGGTGAAGCTATTGCTTTAGATAAAAATACAATTTCAGTAAATAATAAAAATTATCGTGTTAATAATTTAGTTATTGCTTCTGGATCAACCCCAAATCATTTACCACTTCCAGGTTTTGATCAAGGAAGAAAAGATGGAATTATTATTGACTCAACTGGAATTTTATCAGTTCCAAAAATTCCTGAAACTTTAGTTGTAATTGGTGGAGGAGTTATTGGTATTGAGTTTAGCTGTTTATTTGCTAGTCTTGGTACAAAAGTTACTGTTTTACAAGGATTACCAACTATTTTAGAAATGCTAGATAAAGATATTATTGATGCAATGACTAAAGAGTTAAAAAACAGATACAATATCCAAGTTATTACAAATGCTTCAGTTAAAGAATTTAAAGATGGTTCTGTAGTATATCAAATTGATGGTCAAGATCAAATGATTAAAGGAGAATATGTTTTAGAATCAGTTGGACGTAAAACTTCATTAACTGGATTTGAAAACATTGGTTTAGAATTAACTCCAAGAAAAGGTGTTGTTGTTAACGAGTATCAAGAAACTAACTTAGATGGTGTTTATGCAATTGGTGATGTTGTTGGAAAGTCAATGTTAGCTCAAACTGCAGTTAAAGGAGCTATTGTTGCTGCTAATAGAATTGCTAAAAAAGCTAATAAGGCTCATGCTGAAGATATTGTTATGAATTATGACAAAGTTCCATCATGTATTTATACACACCCAGAAGTTTCAATGATTGGTAAGACAGAACAACAATTAAAACAAGAAAATATTGAATACAAAGCCTTTAAATTCCCATTTTCAGCAATTGGTAAGGCTTTAGCTGATGATGATACTTCAGGATTTGTAAAAATTATTGTAGAACCTAAATACAAAACTATTTTAGGTGCACATATTATTGGAAATAGAGCTACTGAAATGATTTCAGAAATTACTGCTGTTATTGAATGTGAAGGAACAATCACAGAAATTGCTAATACAATTCACCCTCACCCAACAATGAGCGAAGCAATTGGAGAAGCAGCTGAAGCTCTAGAAACAGGAAAAGCTATTCATTTTTAA
- the pta gene encoding phosphate acetyltransferase, with product MYTLEEIKNQLGLKSEKKSIVFPEAESEIIQSVAKTLVDEKLGLPILLFKSSKEVPSEIKNNSSIKTICLDEFDTKEFEEEFVKLRKGKATIEVAHQVMQLPNYIGAMLVKLNQADCMLSGLNNTTADTIRPALQIIGTKPGYNIASSIFVMSKGNENYIFTDCALNIKPTSEQLVEITQMAVDFAKALNVKNVEAALLSYSTNGSGKGEDVDRVHQAVEILKSKEKDYVCEGEIQFDAAFDKKTRDKKFKNCSLLKQTPDIFVFPDINAGNIGYKIAQRMGGFEAIGPFVLGLNQPVNDLSRGATFVDVLNTAIMTLYLSY from the coding sequence ATGTATACATTAGAAGAAATTAAAAATCAACTAGGTTTAAAATCAGAAAAAAAATCTATTGTTTTTCCAGAAGCTGAATCTGAAATTATTCAATCTGTGGCTAAAACTTTAGTTGATGAAAAATTGGGATTACCAATTCTATTATTTAAATCTTCAAAAGAAGTTCCAAGTGAAATTAAAAATAATTCATCAATTAAAACTATTTGTTTAGATGAATTTGACACAAAAGAATTTGAAGAAGAATTTGTAAAACTTAGAAAAGGTAAAGCAACTATTGAAGTTGCACACCAAGTAATGCAATTACCAAATTATATTGGAGCTATGCTAGTTAAATTAAATCAGGCTGATTGTATGTTATCTGGATTAAACAATACAACAGCTGATACAATTAGACCAGCTTTACAAATTATTGGGACAAAACCAGGATATAATATTGCAAGTAGTATTTTTGTTATGTCAAAAGGTAATGAAAATTATATTTTTACTGATTGTGCTTTAAATATTAAACCAACAAGTGAACAATTAGTTGAAATTACACAAATGGCAGTTGATTTTGCAAAAGCTTTAAATGTAAAAAATGTTGAAGCAGCTTTATTAAGTTATTCAACAAATGGTAGTGGTAAAGGTGAAGATGTTGATAGAGTACATCAAGCAGTTGAAATTTTAAAATCTAAAGAAAAAGATTATGTTTGTGAAGGTGAAATTCAATTTGATGCAGCCTTTGATAAAAAAACTAGAGATAAGAAATTTAAAAATTGTTCATTATTAAAACAAACACCAGATATTTTTGTTTTTCCAGATATAAATGCTGGAAATATCGGTTATAAAATCGCTCAAAGAATGGGTGGTTTTGAAGCAATTGGACCTTTTGTTTTAGGGTTAAATCAACCAGTTAATGACCTAAGTAGGGGTGCAACATTTGTAGATGTATTAAATACAGCTATTATGACACTATACTTATCTTATTAA